Within Sphingobium sp. KCTC 72723, the genomic segment TTCGATGTCTGGCAGGCGGTAGATTTCTTTGGTTGTGTCGGACATTTTTGCCTCTCCTATAATTGCTGCTCTACTTATCAATTCAGCTTCAAGCCGATCTTCGCGAGAATGGCGTCGGCATCGTCGCGGGCAATCTCAACATCGGTCTTGGTCCAGACGAATAGGTCGTCATGGCTGGTAAATGTCGGTGGTGTGATGTGGGGAATGGCGCGCTTGCCAGCACCGCAAAATGCGTTCGGGTCTTGTCCCTGATACAAGTCTTTCGTCTCTTTGATCTTCGCCATGGGGGCCAAAATCGCGCCTTCATGCGCGACAATCTCGCTCTCGCTGTGGACATGGCAAAGATGGGTCATCGCGCAGTTGCCGTCAGCGGCGCGGTATTCGTTAATCTCGCTCATCAGCACCTTAGCCAAACGAGCATATTGGCCTTTGTTGACTGCCTCGGTCAGCGGGATCATCACCGAAACGGTGGCCTCGCCCTTACGGGTCATGCTGTCGAAAATCACATGCGCGTAGCCTAGTCGGTCGAGAGCAGCATGAAGCGCAGCGCCTTTCGCTGCTAAATCCTTGCCGTGATATTCCAGCGCAATCGCGGTCGATGATAGCCAGTATTCTTCGTGGTTGTTGGCCGTCTTGAGATTCTTCCATGTGCCGAACGACCATGCCGCTGGCTGGTCATCAAAGCGCTTCATGTGTTCGATTGCACCCAGCATATATCCGACGATTGGATGGCAGTTATCCCCTTGGTCATTCCTCCAGCATCCAGAGTAAGCATCTTGGCGGCTGTAAGAGCGTGGACCGACATTAAAACGGGTTAGGTGAAGAGGTGTCATTTTATTCTCCAATCAGTCCAGCAGCAACTCTGCTGTCCTATTAATTACCTGATTGTGGAGATTTAGGGCTGATAAGGGTCCAAAAGCCCTGATTGTAAATATGGGTTATGACCCAACTATCAAAACATTTCTCGCTCGCAGAACTAACCATAACCAGTTCTGGACTTAACAATACACCTAATGCCACGCAGCTTGCTAATCTGACTAAGACCGCACAAGCCATGGAAGCAGTGCGAACATTGCTCGGCAGGCCAATCCGCGTAAACAGCGGGTTCCGCAGTGCGGCGGTCAATCGCGCAGTCGGTGGCTCCCCAACATCGGCACATGCTCAGGGCTATGCCGTTGATTTCGTCTGTCCCGCGTTCGGCGACCCTATGACGATCTGTAAGGCTATCGTCGCGTCGGGCATCAAGTTCGATCAGCTTATTATGGAAAAGAACCGCTGGGTTCATATCAGCTTCGATCCACGCATGAGGCAGCAGGTGCTTTCGTGGTGGGGTGGTGCTTATAAGTCTGGGCTGGTGTCGAAGTGAGCGGCTACCGCAACAGCTACGAAACCCGGTGCGCTGCTCAAATCGGTCCCGAATATGCCTATGAGCCGGTGAAGCTGACATACACCCTGGAATGTTCGTATTTGCCCGATTTCGTGGATGTGGCGAACAAGCGCATCATCGAAGCGAAGGGGCTTTTCGACACGGCTGATCGTCGCAAAATTCTTGCCGTCAAAGCCCAGCATCCAGATTATTCTATCGAGATTTGGTTTCAGAAGCCCGATATGAAGATCAGCAAAGGCAGCAAAACCACTTACAGCGCATGGTGCGATAAGCATGGTATCGCTTGGAAGCAGGGACCATTGCGGTAAATAGGTGTGTCGCATAGTGCGACATCGGAATGCTCACCCCGAATAAGGCACCACACTTCTTTTTGGAGTGTGGTGCTTTTTTATATTGCGCGAATCGAATCGAGTCATCCATAGGAGTCTTACCGGAAGCGAACTGCTCCGGTCTCCGTCCGTGCGACAGATCGGCATCATGCCGGATTGGAGAATAAAATGTCACATTTTTGGCTCAAGCCTGACGAGCAGGCTTTGATGGATAGCGCCACAGCCACGGCGCATGATTATGGCTATATCGGCGCGTTCGATATTGGCACCGCGACCAAGACGGCACTCAAAAAGCTGCTGGGTTATGAAGCGAAGCCTGAGGATCAGATTCGTCCCCATAAGCTAGTGAATCAGACACGCTATTGCGTGTCGACGGAGCGTCGTCGCCCGAACATGCGCGTGAAGGTGCTTGTCCGCGTCACCAAGAACCAAGCTATGCGGTTGAAACTCAGCCTTACTGATGACGACCTAACGGCGAGGCTTATGGACGACCCAACCGGCGAGTATTGGGGCAATCTGCTGATCTCGCAGTCCCATTTGCCATCCAAAGTTCTCGTCAAAGATGGATACGGGGCGCGTTGGCATGTTATCATGTGCCTGCAAGAACTCATGAAGAATGAAGGTTTCGGCCCCACGCTCGAACGTGTTTCGACGTTTGCTGACGCATTGCCGGTAGAATGGCGGGCAGCGTTTGTGCTGACCAATTTCAGCAATTGGTCGCGGTCGCATTCGCCGTATGACTTTTTCAACCGGCAGCGCGGCAAGCTGAACTTCGCCGATCAGAAATCAGAGGACAATTTCTTCAACGGCATCTTTGATGAGCCGATCACGAAATGCGGTCAGTCATGGGCAACCGATTTCTGGCGCATGTGCCAGAATGCTGAATATCGCCAGAAGGTAGGCATCGGGGCATGAGGAAGCGGCATAAAAAGAACCCCGGTCCTGACAATGCGTGGATTTTTGGCCGCGATGTGCTGCGCGACAATGATTGGGACGAGCAGCTTTTCGTAGCTGATCTGCGCCAAAGCCGACGCAAGAAAGCCAGATGAACAAATGACCGGCGACAGCGCCGCCGGTCATTCTCCCTGCTGGGGAGCGGTCTCTGTCGCCTGCGCGTCGAAATTCAAATCAGATAAAATAATGACAACTCGAAGTCGCAGGCAATAAGTCTGCGATATCGGAATTCATTGTAAAAAGAAATCGAGGTTAGAAATGGAAATTCAAAGTAAGCTAAAGTTATTTCGTGATAGCAAAGGGCATAAGCCAGAGTTTATCGAAAACAGGTATCGGCATTGTGTTGAACGTGCGTCAGACCGCTATGGTTTTGACCTGAGTTATGACGATTGGGAACGCATCAACTATATTGTTTTTGCGGAAACCGACGATTGCGAATTCGTCAACGTAGGCGATACGACCGAAGCAGGGCTTTATATCGTAAAGTTCAAAGGGCAGCAGTTTTTCGTCGCATACAGCGAGTCAGCCTATCTCTGTATGACCTTTTTCCCGCGCTCAGATAGTCGCTTCCTCGCGGCTCTACATGGCGCTGCCCCTGTGCTGCTCTGTCCCGCTGAAAAGGCATATCGGGCAGCAAAGCAAGCTGTAGCCGACGCTTTTGACGATGTGGTCATCACAGGGGCCGGGAAGGTACATATGCCCTATGTTCCGGCGCCGATCCATGTGCAGGGGCTTCCTGCGAATAATGTGTTCGCTGAGGCACTGGCCGACTTTGTGCCAACACCGCCACCGGCTTTGTCACAGGTCGCGATTGCGGTTCCGGCTGTCATCGAACCTACGGTCGGAGGCGAAGTTGCGGGTATGTTCGCTATGCTGGAAAAGCGTTTCGCGGAATATGAGAAGCGCTTGGACGACGCAGAAGAAGCCAAGCAGCGAGAGATTGCCGCGCTCGAGGCCCAGCTTGCGAGCTTGCGATCAGAGGATGAGGGGCGCTCGATTTCACGCCAATTCATCGCGATGAATAGGGACTTCGCGCAGGCCACATTCAATAAGCTGGTAAATGGGGTTCTGGATGAGGCTTCGGCATCATCGGTTGTTCAAATGATGCTTGCCCAACAAGCTGCCAATGACACGGCGACCAACGCAGCGATTAAGCCGATCCCGGCTGATGGAACTGACGGCGTGTTGATTTTGCGCGGTAAGCGTCAGTTTTACCGCTTTGAAGGCGTCACCCGGTCGTTGAAGGATTGGGCAGTCAGCAAGGGGATTTCCTACGCATTGCTGCTCCACCGCCTGAACACCGGAATGACATTTCGTGAGGCGGTCGAAATGCCGGTTCGCCCTCGCAAGAAGGCCAGCTAACCAAATACGGGCAGGGGGCGTCTGTTTGCTCCCTGTCCTTCCCGTAAATCTCAGTGCGCAATCGACTGCCCGGCAAGACCTGCCGGGCATCTACCATGCCACCGCATCCAGATCGAACCCAAGGTGGCGTTCGCGAGCCGGCGATCCGGCAGCATAACGAGATTCAAAATGTTTCAGAAACTAATCACGCTCCCCGGTCCTCCGCACTTGATGGTGGAAATCAGAGACGACAGCGAACCCCAAGGTTGGCACTGGGGAGAAGGAAGCCCCGGATTGCTGAACGGCCTGTCTGTGATGCCCATGGTGATGATTGGGCAAACGGTTAGCACAGCTCTCAGTTGTGAATGCGTGGACGAAGAGGATTGGCAATTTGCCATTTCGGTCATCGATCTGATGAACAAGCGCATTCAGCGAGGGCTGAAAACCATGTGGGCGCTTCACCGTGATCCAGCGGGTGACGGCTATCGGATGGCAATTTACTTCCCCAATGAAGAAGGGCTTGAGATCTTCGAGCGCAAGGTTTGCACGATAAGCGGACACGAAGCTCACAACATGTCGAGGACCACGCGCTTGTTCCTCTGATCTGCCCCGCAGAAGGCCGCTCAGCGCGATTTGGGGTCACACGGTAGCACGACTACCCCGAATTGCGCTGGTGGCTGTGTGGCCCGTTGGTGTCTTTGCTGCTTCAAACCTGAAAGGAAGGAAATCCGTTAAGGATGTGAAGGATATTAAGGGAAATACCCTTAACAACGATACATATATCAAAGAATATTTTTCTTTATATTATTAATTAAGAAAAACCCTTAACATCCTTAACATCCTTAACATCAGAAATAAACCGCAGAAAAGGGCGAGTTTAGGACACCAAACCCGTGAAGGGTCCGTGAAGGATGTTAAGGGTTCTGGACTCAGGCACAACGACGCGAGATCGTGTCCCGCGGGATGGTGTAACAGCGGGTATCCTCGGTAGAGGATCGGACTGGATCAGGCTGCCACGCCGGGCAAACTGATGAGGGGATTGTCGCTGACGGTGGCGAGACTTTCAAGTGTCATATATCGGCGAGCCACGGCCCATTCGTCCTGCTGTTCGAGCATGAGGGCTCCGACGAGGCGTACAATGGCCGCGTCATTGGGAAAGATGCCGACAACGTCGGATCTTCGTTTGATCTCTCCGTTGAGACGTTCCAGGGGATTTGTGCTGGAAATCTGCGGCCAATGTTCTTTCGGGAAGGCTGTGTAGGCGAGGACGTCTTCGCGGGAGCCATCCATCATCTCAGCAAGTTTGGGAGCGCGATCACGCAGGGCATCGGCGACTGTTTGCCATTGCTTATGAGCCTCCTGAGCAGTTTCCTGCGCGAAAATTGTCTTGATCATGGCGGTGACGGCGGCACGCTGCTTAGTGGAAACATGGGCGAGCGCATTGCGCATCCAATGAATCCGACAGCGTTGCTGGGTTGCGTGGAAGACCTTGCTGGCAGCGGCGCGTAGGCCCTTGTGATCGTCTGCAATGACAAGTTTGACGCCCCTGAGCCCGCGATCGGCAAGAGAGCGCAAGAAGCCCTTCCAGAAGGTTTCGGCCTCGGTTGGCCCGGTGTCGACGCCCAGTATCTCGCGGCGGCCATCGTTGCTGACACCGACAGCTATTATCGTCGCGGTCGACACAATCCGGCCACCCTGGCGCGATTTGATGTAGGTCGCATCGAGCCACAGATAAGGGAATTCGCCCTCGATTGGCCTGTTGAGGAAAGCGTTAACCCGTTCGTCGATCTCTTGGATCAGTCGGCTGACGGCGCTCTTGGAGATGCCCGTAGCGCCCATGGCCTTCACGAGATTATCGACCGATCGCGTCGAAATGCCCTGGACATAGGCTTCCTGTATCACCGCCGTCAGGGCCTTCTCGGCAGTCCGGCGGGGTTCAAGGAAGGATGGGAAATACGATCCCTTGCGTAGCCGCGGGATCTCCAGTTCGATGTGGCCGGCCCTGGTCTCCCAGGAACGCTCTCGATAGCCGTTGCGCTGGACCTGTCGCCCGGCAGGGTCGCGAGCGCCATGCGCGGCACCAGTCAGCACCTGCACTTCAGCTTCCATCATTCGCTCAGCGGCAAATGCCAACATCTCGCGAACGAGATCTGCATCAGCGCCCTTTTCAACCAGCTCGATAAGGGCCATTCTGTCTGTGGTCATCGTCGTCTCCGATAGGTTCATTGGTTTCGCAACCCGAACTCTACCGAAGATTGGCGATGGCCGCCTAGACAGAAGCCATGCCACCGTTGGGGCATGAAGCTCCGGTCGCTACGCTCCCTCCGCTTCACGCCCCAACGGTGACGCTGTTACACCACGTAACGGGACACGGCCACGACGCGAACAGAACTCGGAAAAGTAGTCCAGAATTGTAGAAAGATATCGCTATCTGGGCGTTATATCCCGTATATTATAAATAACATTGAAGCAGCAGACTGGAAACTGTCGCTTCGGCAGTGGTCTGATGCTTTACTTGATATGAAAAGTTCTGTCCGCTGTGTGTCTCCAGTCCGCACAGCGGACTTTTTATATCGAGGTTATCAAAATGACAAAAGAAGAAGGCGCAAAGCCTCAGACCGTTATCGAATTTCCTAAAGCAGCAACTCAGGTCGGACCTCTCGATCAGGAATATACCTGCTACAAGGATAAGCTCAACGGCATCATCACCTACCTAACTACCCAGAAACTCAGCAACGCATTCATCGACGGCAAGGGCGTCGTTAAGCTGCTCGACGGAAACGAGGATAACACCGCGATCCGCACTTGGCTTGATGACAATGGCCTGTTGACCAAGGGTGCCTTCGATAAGGCTCTCAGGAAGCATGTCCGCGACACCATTGTCTATAATGCCCTCGGTTTCATCCCTCAGAGCGTTCAGGACTTCGTGAAGCAGTATGCGGAGAAGCAGGGCATCACGCTAACCCCGAACGGAATGTTGAAGCGCCAGCGCGCCTACAAACTGATTAATCGCCATGGCAAGGCCGATGACGAAGTGAACCACCATAATTGCGACACCAGCGATGTGACTCGTCTGGTCTATGACGTAGCCAATACAGAGGGTGCCGATCTGGTCAGCTTCGGGCGCGAACTTCGCTTGGTGAACGACAATCTGAATCTCGGTTATCGCGACAGCGTTGTGACCGACGCAGTTGATGCTTGGCGCGAACAAGTCACCCTCGACATGAAGGTCGAACTGCTCCTTACCCTGAAATACGAGAAGGGCCGTGCGACCGGTCCAGCGGGTCAGGCCATGTGGGCAGACATGGAAGCTGCCTGCTTTGATACGTCAGATACCACCGCAGGCTTTCCCACGGCTGTCCTCAAAAAGTTCATGTGGCAGGTCAAGCGCAAGGCGCGCGGATTGACCGTTACCAATCACTTGATGCCGGTCCTATCGGGCGCTCAGGGTAAGGGTAAGACGCATTTCGTCCAGGCCATGACAAACCCGCTGGAGCATTTCAAACGTCAGGTGGATTTCAACATCATCACCGATGGCAAGACCGCTGACATTTGGTCCAGCCTGATCCTGTTTATCGATGAAATGGGCTTCTTCTCGAAGGCCGATGTGGACACGGTGAAGAATGTCATCACGGCTGAAAGTCGATCCATCCGCGCAATGCGTCAGAATAGCAGCGCGCCGATCCGTAATCATGCGACGCTCATTGGCTGTACGAACAAAAGCCTTGGACAGCTTATCCGTGACGAAACCGGCGGTCGTCGTTTCGCTGAATTGGTATGGCGCAATGATCCTAATTGGGATGCGCTAAATCAGGTCGATTGGGTGATGCTCTGGCAGAGCGTTGATGAAATGGGCGAAGACCCGTTAATTGCTGCGAACATGATGGAACGCCTTCGTGAACAGCAGGAAGATAACCGAAACCAAAGCCCGATTGAGATTTGGGTTCGTGAAGAGGGCCACGTTTTCAAGAACTGGAAGCGCGCCAGCGAACTACATTCACTCTACCGAGAATGGGAAAAGGAAGCATTTCCGCGTCAGGATACCAATCAGACGATGTTCGGTCGCAGCCTGACAAACCTCATCACAAGCATTGAGGACTTCCCGTTCGAGAAGCAGCAACAGAGGGATGGCGTGAAATACCGCTACAGTGGCATTTAATAGTGACGCGCAGTAGTCCGTGAGCATATAATGAAGTTGTAGGGTGTTTCATAGCGGTTGCACCCTACAACCCTTAACGATCCCTATCAGTTGGCTTCCGGCCACTCAAAGCGGTAATGCGGTGTCCCATCACCTAAAATCACATTGAGGTTAGTCGGATAATCGCCTTCGAAATATATTGTCCTGAAACCGTCTTCATCCTCAGATTTCCGGTAGAACATATCGTAGTCATGAAAATCGGAATCGCCAAAATGCTCGGCGAGCAATTCCTTGTCAGCAACGTCTAAATATGTGGCTTCTTCGCTCATCGAAACCATTCTCCCCGTAAAAAAAGCTAATGCGTTGGACCGATTTTCCCGTCGTTCGATCCAAGCTGTATGTCGGATCGAACCAGAGCTTTATCAAGCTCAGTGTTTCGGGACGGTAATGCTGCGCTCGATCGTCATTTCTGATTTCACGGTCGGCGACTTCTTCGCGAACTGAACCTGTAAGCCCAGCGCCCCTATGACGCCCGCCAGCACGCAAAGAGCGTACCTAGCAGCACTGGCCGCACCGACGACGCCCTTCATGCCTCCATGGGCTTCTGAGCGCGCCGTTTTCAAATCCTCAACGTCGGTGACGACCTTCTCAAAACGCGCCAAGTGGACAGTGCGCCCACGTTCGGAGGCTTCAAGATCGGAGACACGAACATTGAGGTCTTTAATCTCAGCCGTGTTGGTTGCTGTCTGGCTCAACAAGCTGTCTAGCTTGCCATCCATCTTGCCCAGCATCATGAGAATGTCGGGTGACAAGGTTGCTTCTGACTTAGTGGTCATTAGAGCAAACCCGATGCGACCTCAAACAGAGCGACCAGCACGGCAGCAGCGCCAGCACTCTTCACCTTGTTTGCGACGACCTTTGCCACAACAGTCTGCACAACAGGGTTTTTCACCAGTCCCTTTGCGGTATTTCCCACGAAGCCCAACACGGACTTAACGGCCTTCTTAGTCTTTGCCTTCATGTCGGCACCCCCATTCTTTTTATTGCTGGCCCTTAAACAGCCGGGCCAGTTAGCTTGAAACAGTCCACCGTCATGGTTGGCTGCATTGTATCGGATGTGCTGATGTTAATACCGAAGCCGATGCGATCAGGTCGGTTTGGCAAGAAGGCAGTCACACTAGACTGTCCAAGCTGAAACCAGTTCTTGCCACAAAGGCTAGTGTAGAACGTCAATGTTGACCCTACACACGATGCGCGATAAAATGTCGGAGTTGTCATGAAGCGCTTTAAGGAGCCTTCTAGTGCGCCACCGTACCCTGACATACCCGCAACATAAACAACTTGTGTTTGATTATCTTCATTCACCTGACCAACGATGATATGTCGGCTAGTAATGCTATCCATAATAACAAGGCCAGCTTTACGGTAGTTGAGGAATGTCATGAGGTTCTGGGTGTGGACTACAACGTCCCAATCCAGCGCTTTGTTTGTGAGCGTCCTATATGCCACTCGGCTAATATCGCCCATGACACTGGGGCCGCACTTTACGAGCAAGCCTGCGTCGGCGTCGTCAGTGATCGTCAGTTGCGAGGCGTCACCGCTAACCTTGGTAAGTGTGCTTGCTTGTGGAACATCGAAATACCAAGGCTTGCCTGAACCGCCGCCACCCGTAGGCGCTGCGATCCATGCTGTTGCGAAGTCCGCGTTGCTGGTCTTGCTCAGGATTTGGCCGGTTGTGCCACCTGTAGGAACGCCCTGACCATTTGTGCCGTTCGTGCCTGCTGCGCCAGTATTGCCGGTGTCGCCCTTGTCACCCTTTGCGCCGGTCGCGCCAGCAGCACCATCGGCGCCCCTGACCAAGCCAACATCCTGTGTGGTTGTGTCGGTATAAGTGATGATGAGACGACCGCTGCCGTTGACCGTAGCAGAGGTAATGCCGCGACCATCTTGACCGGGAACACCTGATCCACCTTCGCCAGCGGTGAAGAATGTTTCGTAGAGCGTCCCATTGCTCATTTCGAGGGTTAGGGTGCCGTCTGCGTAGCGAAGATCAGCAACGCTATCACCGGGCAGACCGGGAGTGCCAGGCGTTCCAGCAGCACCGGCATCGCCCTTGTCACCTTTGTCGCCCTTATCTCCCTTTACGCCGGGAGTGCCTTGTAAGCCGGTGAAGCCTTGCTCGCCACGCTGTCCGGCAGGTCCAGCGGGGCCGGTTGGTCCAGTAGGACCAGCAACGGTTGAAGCGGGGCCAGCAGGACCAGTAGCGCCCTGTGGTCCGGTTAGACCTTGTGCCCCGCGTAGGCCAACTTCACCGGGAACGCCCTGAGGTCCGGTAGCACCAGTAAGACCCTGAATGCCGGGGACGCCCTGCGGGCCTTGTGGACCCATTGGACCGACCGGGCCGATTGGACCGGGAACTGTTGATGCTGGTCCTACTGGACCAATCGGGCCTTGTGGCCCAGCTTCTCCGGTGTCACCCTTTGGGCCTTGTGGACCGGGGATAGGAACGATACCTGATGTAACTTCGACAATTTCGGTAACGGCTTGCTCGTATAGGTCGGTTACTCCGACTTCTGTTGTCATTATCCCACCCTGACCGCTGTTACGGTTCCTTCGCGGATTGTCTGTGTCTCACCATCATTCCAGACTACGAATGCTTCATACTGAAGCTCTCCATCTTCGCGGATGAATGCTGTCTGCTGATTGGTGATGCGAATGTTTAGGGACTTGGTTGTGTCGTCCCATGTAAGGCCGTTACCCAACGTCAAAGTTAGGTATTGCCTGCGTCCTAGATTGACATGGAAACCAGCGCTCTCGACGCTGCGTTCTACTGGATCGGAAGTGCCTGCGGCTGTTAGCTTCCAGATGCGTAGGAAGACTGTCGCATCATCAGGAGCAAGCCTGTAGTAGCGCAGTTCTATTGGTTTGTTTTCCGCCACTCCGTGGTGCCTCCATATCGTTTCCGATATTTATTTGAGGCACCAGTTCGGGAGTTCGGTTAGGGCTTAAACGGCGGGTTGTTCGTCGTCTGATGGAACAGGAACCAAGTCTTACCTGCTTCCTGAAAGCCCTTCGCTGTTTCGCTGTCGATTTTCTGCTGACGAAGCTGTAGCGATTTGTCTCTCGCTGCTAACAAGCCTGTATCAGTGCGGCCCATATCGACGAGCAGTGATGCGCCAGCTAGTAGCTGATCGAAAGCCTGCCCGTCGCGATTGTAAACCTGTCCGCTGGTCGTAGTGAACGTATCCCAGCTAGGAGCCTTGTTTGCGCCCTGTAGGTCAGAGATAGCGTCATAGGTCTGCGGCAAGTTGGCCGCATTATAGCTGGCCCCCACAATCTGCGCATTGCTCCAGATAGGCGTGTTGTAATCGAGGTTGTCGAAAACATTGACGCGCATCTGGCTGTTGATCTTATTCGTGATGCGCTTTTGGTGCGAGGTGATAAGCCAGTCGATGACCGCTTTGACCTTAGGCGAATGGGCGCGCAGCGCATCGTTAAAGCCTAGCTTCTCAGCCGCGTGAAGGGCCGACACCCAGTATCCAATTTGGAAATCGTGCTGGTAAACGCCCCAACCATCGGACGCTACTGCGCCGAAATACTGCGCAGCCACATAAGCGCGGACATTGTAGACTTCTTCTGGATCAGCAGTGTTCATCGATGCTGGCGGGTTAAGGAAGCCGGGATCGCTTGCGTAGAAGCGATCATAGAACGCCTCAAAATCGAACCCGATATAGTCCATCACGTCTGCGCGGCTGTAGAGTCTGCTCGAATTGCTTGACGCAGTTTTCCAAGCCAATGCGGCATGGAAGAACTTCCATGCTGCGCTTCGCTGGCTGAACTCATGTGCCTGATTAAACCCGCTGTTCAAAACCCACGGGGTGTAGAGACGGGCCTGATCCCAGAACTTAACGCCTAGCATTGCGAATTCAGGCGTCTGCCAAAGCAGCGAACCCCAATGCGGGAACTGATGGGCGTGAGCGTCATCAATCATGTTTGTGCCGAAATACGGCTTGTCGGAACTGGAACCAGCAAAGGGGACGCTGACACGAAGCGGGTTCTGCGTCGTAGCCCAGACATAAGATCGACCGCCCTGCGCGTAGTAGGCGCGCTCAGGCGGGGTGCTCTGTTCACCACCCCCGTAATAGTGGTTACGCATGGTAATGTTGCGGCGCATGTTGCCCTTGAAGAGCGGCGTTAGCTTGCCATTCTCGAAACAGTGAAATGGATCGCTGACATATCCGGTCAGGTAGTCGAGCGCGATTTGCTTCATATCCCTGTTGTCGTGTGGGCGCTTCTTGGTCACATCGCGAGCATACTGCGCGACCATTTCAGGCATAATCTGACGGTCATCACGAACACCGCCAGGACCAGTGATTGGGGATCGGGCCATCTGATTGAATGGCGTGTATTTCAACCAAACGCCTGCGTTCGGCACAATGTCATTCTGATTGTAGCCCTGCTTGTAGGGGTTAAGCGTGTTCTGACCTTGCGTGATGATTTCGTTGTAGGTCGTTGGTTCCCACGACATGCTGCGATAGTTACCGAAGCCATTAAGCTGCTCGCCCATACCGATACGCATGTCACCGCCGTTGACGGAAAAGCCGGTCTGCGAAGCAAACGGCACAGCCACATCATAGGTCGGAACGCGGTTCCAGATTTCTTGCTGGGTGTAGGCTGGTGGCTCAGCGTGTGAGCGCCAGATAATGCCTGAACGAACCGTGCCTTTCGGATAGTATCTGTTCGCAGTGGTGATGATCGGGCAACCGCGTCCGTCCAGCGCGCCACTCCACATCGTTGGCGTTGCTGCCGTGTTGAGCGGCTGACCGTCTGGCTGCTCGACGCGGCCCAGCAATGTGCCAGCGTTGTCGTAGATCAGCCACTTGTGCGGCACCATGTAGGAGTTTTTACCTTCTGGATTGCCGAATGGGTTTGCTGGCATTTGCGTGGTGTCCCAATCGTAGCCAAACTGTAGCTGGACGTAGGTTCCCATGCGGATGCCATTACAATAATAGTTGATGCCGCCAATGTTTGGCACTGGTCCCTTTGGCTCGACTTCCGTCCAAGATGCCTGCGCGCCATAAAGAACGGAGTCTTCAAATCGGCAGTTCTGGGCAGTCGGCTTGGTCATGATGAGTTCGTTTGGATGAGGCACACCAGAGCCAGACGACCAATCCTCAAGGACCGCTTTGAAAGCGCGACCAGCCGGGACGATCATGTCGCTAACAACGACTTCCATGTTATAAGGGTTCTGACCAGCAGCCGCGTAGCTGACAGTTACTGGTGCTTGTGCGGACGAGAAGCTGCGAGCATCTACAACCAGATTTTCAAGGTCGGCTGCGCTGATCGTACCGCTGCTGACGGGATCATAGGACTTCTGAATTTCAGGCTTACCGAATGATACACCAACGTATGCTACTTCCAGACCATCTTCACTATTTGAAGTGTTGTTTCCAACAACATTACATTCCAAGTTCATTGCTGGAGTGATACGAGGTTTCACTTCACACGGCTTATCTGCTCCGATTTGGACGCCATCAACGAAAAAGCGCACGACGCCGCCGGTTCCGCCAACATTATCGATATACTGCGCTTCGATAGTTTTCAGGGTTCCACGCGCAAAAGCCGGGTCTTGATCGCTTTCGATTTGTAGCGAACTACCAGCGCCGCGACCGACAAGGCAAACAACTGAGTTGCCGTTCCAGTGCTGCTTGAGCGCGAACTGGCCAGTCATGTATTC encodes:
- a CDS encoding endodeoxyribonuclease; this translates as MSGYRNSYETRCAAQIGPEYAYEPVKLTYTLECSYLPDFVDVANKRIIEAKGLFDTADRRKILAVKAQHPDYSIEIWFQKPDMKISKGSKTTYSAWCDKHGIAWKQGPLR
- a CDS encoding D-Ala-D-Ala carboxypeptidase family metallohydrolase — encoded protein: MTQLSKHFSLAELTITSSGLNNTPNATQLANLTKTAQAMEAVRTLLGRPIRVNSGFRSAAVNRAVGGSPTSAHAQGYAVDFVCPAFGDPMTICKAIVASGIKFDQLIMEKNRWVHISFDPRMRQQVLSWWGGAYKSGLVSK
- a CDS encoding DNA-binding protein, whose protein sequence is MEIQSKLKLFRDSKGHKPEFIENRYRHCVERASDRYGFDLSYDDWERINYIVFAETDDCEFVNVGDTTEAGLYIVKFKGQQFFVAYSESAYLCMTFFPRSDSRFLAALHGAAPVLLCPAEKAYRAAKQAVADAFDDVVITGAGKVHMPYVPAPIHVQGLPANNVFAEALADFVPTPPPALSQVAIAVPAVIEPTVGGEVAGMFAMLEKRFAEYEKRLDDAEEAKQREIAALEAQLASLRSEDEGRSISRQFIAMNRDFAQATFNKLVNGVLDEASASSVVQMMLAQQAANDTATNAAIKPIPADGTDGVLILRGKRQFYRFEGVTRSLKDWAVSKGISYALLLHRLNTGMTFREAVEMPVRPRKKAS
- a CDS encoding IS256 family transposase; its protein translation is MTTDRMALIELVEKGADADLVREMLAFAAERMMEAEVQVLTGAAHGARDPAGRQVQRNGYRERSWETRAGHIELEIPRLRKGSYFPSFLEPRRTAEKALTAVIQEAYVQGISTRSVDNLVKAMGATGISKSAVSRLIQEIDERVNAFLNRPIEGEFPYLWLDATYIKSRQGGRIVSTATIIAVGVSNDGRREILGVDTGPTEAETFWKGFLRSLADRGLRGVKLVIADDHKGLRAAASKVFHATQQRCRIHWMRNALAHVSTKQRAAVTAMIKTIFAQETAQEAHKQWQTVADALRDRAPKLAEMMDGSREDVLAYTAFPKEHWPQISSTNPLERLNGEIKRRSDVVGIFPNDAAIVRLVGALMLEQQDEWAVARRYMTLESLATVSDNPLISLPGVAA
- a CDS encoding VapE domain-containing protein — translated: MTKEEGAKPQTVIEFPKAATQVGPLDQEYTCYKDKLNGIITYLTTQKLSNAFIDGKGVVKLLDGNEDNTAIRTWLDDNGLLTKGAFDKALRKHVRDTIVYNALGFIPQSVQDFVKQYAEKQGITLTPNGMLKRQRAYKLINRHGKADDEVNHHNCDTSDVTRLVYDVANTEGADLVSFGRELRLVNDNLNLGYRDSVVTDAVDAWREQVTLDMKVELLLTLKYEKGRATGPAGQAMWADMEAACFDTSDTTAGFPTAVLKKFMWQVKRKARGLTVTNHLMPVLSGAQGKGKTHFVQAMTNPLEHFKRQVDFNIITDGKTADIWSSLILFIDEMGFFSKADVDTVKNVITAESRSIRAMRQNSSAPIRNHATLIGCTNKSLGQLIRDETGGRRFAELVWRNDPNWDALNQVDWVMLWQSVDEMGEDPLIAANMMERLREQQEDNRNQSPIEIWVREEGHVFKNWKRASELHSLYREWEKEAFPRQDTNQTMFGRSLTNLITSIEDFPFEKQQQRDGVKYRYSGI